A window of Exiguobacterium sp. FSL W8-0210 contains these coding sequences:
- a CDS encoding flavodoxin domain-containing protein produces the protein MKAAIVYASLSGNTEEVAELVAKTCSEMGIEPTMLFADEVTTYQLMPYDIVYFGSYTWGDGQLPDDMRDCLRTVLKESSHAIPQAAVFGTGDKMFVKYCRAVDEMAYHLSKFGVPLAGELLKIEQSPRNRPHLVKEWTKRTILQLQQEGVEAHGTATKNQTA, from the coding sequence ATGAAGGCAGCAATCGTATATGCGTCATTGAGTGGAAACACGGAGGAGGTGGCAGAACTCGTCGCGAAGACGTGTTCTGAGATGGGAATCGAGCCGACGATGTTGTTTGCAGACGAAGTGACGACGTATCAGTTAATGCCTTATGATATCGTCTATTTTGGTTCGTATACGTGGGGAGATGGGCAACTACCCGACGATATGCGCGATTGTCTTAGAACTGTTCTGAAGGAGAGTTCGCATGCGATTCCGCAGGCAGCTGTTTTTGGAACAGGAGACAAGATGTTCGTCAAATATTGTCGCGCCGTGGATGAGATGGCGTATCATCTCTCGAAATTCGGGGTACCGCTTGCTGGAGAACTGTTGAAAATCGAACAGTCACCACGCAATCGCCCACATCTCGTCAAGGAATGGACGAAACGGACCATTCTTCAATTACAGCAAGAAGGAGTCGAAGCACATGGAACAGCTACAAAAAATCAAACTGCTTGA
- the metK gene encoding methionine adenosyltransferase produces the protein MTNLNRRLFTSESVTEGHPDKICDQISDSILDAILAADPNARVAAETSVTTGLVLVAGEITTSTYVDIPKVVRETIREIGYTRAKYGFDADTCAVLTSIDEQSADIALGVDQALEAREGSMSDAEIDAIGAGDQGLMFGYATKETPELMPLPISLSHRLARRLAEVRKNGQLDYLRPDGKTQVTVEYNENNEPVRVDTIVISTQHAEEVTLKQIQADLKEHVITPVIPAEYIDAATKFFINPTGRFVIGGPQGDAGLTGRKIIVDTYGGYARHGGGAFSGKDPTKVDRSAAYAARYVAKNLVAAGLADKAEVQLAYAIGVAHPVSIAVDTFGTGKLPEAQLVELVAENFDLRPAGIINMLDLRRPIYRQTAAYGHFGRTDVELPWEQTDKAAVLEEQAKRFA, from the coding sequence ATGACAAACCTTAATCGCCGACTATTCACGTCGGAGTCAGTCACTGAAGGTCATCCAGATAAAATCTGTGACCAAATTTCGGATTCAATTCTTGATGCAATCCTCGCAGCGGATCCAAACGCGCGTGTTGCGGCAGAAACTTCTGTTACAACAGGTCTCGTTCTCGTTGCAGGTGAGATCACGACATCCACTTACGTCGACATTCCAAAAGTCGTTCGTGAAACGATTCGTGAGATCGGTTATACACGCGCGAAATACGGTTTTGACGCGGACACATGTGCTGTATTGACATCAATCGATGAGCAATCAGCAGACATCGCTCTTGGTGTAGACCAAGCGCTTGAAGCACGTGAAGGTAGCATGTCTGATGCAGAAATCGATGCAATCGGTGCAGGAGACCAAGGTCTCATGTTCGGTTACGCAACGAAAGAAACACCAGAACTCATGCCACTTCCAATCTCGCTTTCACACCGTCTCGCACGCCGTTTGGCAGAAGTGCGTAAAAACGGTCAACTCGACTACCTTCGTCCGGACGGAAAAACACAAGTCACGGTCGAATACAACGAGAACAACGAGCCGGTTCGTGTCGATACGATCGTCATCTCGACACAACACGCGGAAGAAGTTACGCTTAAGCAAATTCAAGCTGACTTGAAAGAACACGTCATCACACCGGTCATCCCGGCTGAATACATCGACGCAGCAACGAAATTCTTCATCAATCCAACTGGTCGTTTCGTCATCGGCGGACCACAAGGAGATGCTGGATTGACGGGTCGTAAGATCATCGTTGATACGTATGGTGGATACGCACGCCACGGCGGTGGAGCATTCTCAGGTAAAGATCCAACAAAAGTCGACCGTTCAGCTGCATACGCAGCACGTTACGTCGCGAAGAACCTCGTTGCTGCAGGTCTTGCAGATAAAGCAGAAGTTCAACTCGCGTACGCAATCGGTGTCGCGCACCCAGTATCAATCGCGGTTGACACATTCGGTACAGGAAAACTTCCTGAAGCGCAACTCGTCGAATTGGTTGCTGAAAACTTCGATCTTCGTCCGGCTGGAATCATCAACATGCTTGATCTCCGTCGTCCGATCTATCGTCAAACAGCTGCATACGGTCACTTCGGTCGTACAGATGTTGAGCTTCCATGGGAACAAACAGATAAAGCAGCAGTTCTTGAAGAACAAGCAAAACGTTTCGCATAA
- the pckA gene encoding phosphoenolpyruvate carboxykinase (ATP): MPITVLNIEELLKKEHVFKQLSVAELVEHAILNEEGVLAENGALSVETGKFTGRSPKDKFIVRDSSCESHIDWGHVNQPMDGDKFEQLLQKVLRYMNEADHLYYTEAAAGADTHFTLPVRVLTQYAWHNLFAKQLFLREYPEVAAFEPFTVVYAPHFKADPAVDGTNSETFIAMSFEHRIVLIGGTEYAGEIKKSIFSVMNYLLPQENVLSMHCSANVGHEGDVALFFGLSGTGKTTLSADDSRQLIGDDEHGWSHDGVFNIEGGCYAKTVNLSREKEPQIFDAIRFGTVLENVVLDEARHPDYDDTSLTENTRAAYPITAIDNIAVPSRAGHPKTIVFLTADAYGVLPPISKLTKEQAMYHFLSGYTSKLAGTERGVTEPEATFSTCFGSPFLPLMPEKYATMLGELIDRHGVTVYLVNTGWTGGAYGTGSRMKLSYTRTMVNAAVNGTLATIPTEEHPIFGLHMPLEVPGVPSELLNPVRVWSNPDEYDTQARSLAEKFQNNFLRFESATDAIKSAGPRL, encoded by the coding sequence ATGCCGATAACGGTCCTGAATATCGAAGAACTACTCAAGAAAGAGCATGTGTTCAAACAACTATCTGTTGCTGAACTTGTCGAACATGCGATTCTAAACGAAGAAGGTGTCCTTGCTGAGAACGGCGCATTATCTGTAGAAACGGGGAAATTTACAGGTCGTTCACCAAAAGATAAGTTCATCGTCCGTGATTCTTCCTGCGAGTCTCACATTGATTGGGGTCATGTCAACCAACCAATGGATGGAGACAAATTTGAACAATTGTTGCAAAAGGTTCTTCGTTACATGAACGAAGCTGATCATCTCTACTACACAGAAGCTGCTGCTGGAGCAGATACGCACTTCACCCTTCCGGTCCGTGTGCTCACACAATATGCTTGGCATAACCTGTTTGCCAAACAACTCTTTTTACGCGAGTATCCTGAAGTGGCTGCCTTCGAACCGTTCACGGTCGTCTACGCGCCACATTTCAAAGCAGATCCTGCCGTTGACGGAACGAACTCCGAGACGTTCATCGCGATGTCGTTCGAACACCGGATCGTCTTGATCGGTGGAACGGAATACGCTGGAGAAATCAAAAAGTCGATCTTTTCCGTCATGAACTACCTCTTGCCACAAGAAAACGTCCTTTCGATGCACTGCTCGGCAAACGTCGGACACGAAGGCGACGTCGCCTTGTTCTTCGGTCTATCTGGTACTGGTAAGACCACCCTTTCAGCCGATGATAGCCGTCAATTGATCGGTGACGATGAGCATGGTTGGTCGCACGATGGTGTCTTCAACATCGAAGGCGGATGTTACGCGAAGACGGTCAATCTATCGCGTGAAAAAGAACCGCAAATCTTTGACGCGATCCGTTTCGGAACCGTCCTTGAGAACGTCGTACTCGACGAAGCCCGTCATCCTGATTACGATGATACATCGTTGACGGAAAATACGCGTGCTGCTTATCCGATCACTGCAATCGATAACATCGCTGTTCCGTCACGCGCTGGTCATCCGAAGACGATTGTCTTCTTGACAGCTGATGCGTACGGCGTCTTGCCTCCGATCAGCAAATTGACGAAAGAACAAGCGATGTATCACTTCCTATCAGGATATACATCAAAACTCGCTGGAACAGAACGCGGTGTCACGGAACCAGAAGCGACCTTCTCGACGTGCTTCGGTTCACCATTCCTTCCACTGATGCCTGAAAAGTATGCGACGATGCTCGGCGAATTGATTGATCGTCATGGTGTTACCGTTTATCTCGTCAACACGGGCTGGACAGGCGGTGCTTACGGAACAGGTAGCCGCATGAAGCTATCTTATACACGGACGATGGTCAACGCTGCCGTTAACGGCACACTTGCAACGATTCCAACAGAAGAACACCCGATCTTTGGACTTCATATGCCGCTCGAAGTTCCTGGTGTTCCAAGTGAGTTACTCAACCCGGTACGCGTCTGGTCGAATCCGGACGAATACGACACACAAGCGCGTTCGCTTGCTGAGAAATTCCAGAACAATTTCCTTCGTTTCGAGAGTGCGACGGATGCGATCAAGTCAGCTGGTCCGCGCCTATAA
- a CDS encoding glucose-6-phosphate isomerase, protein MSTVRFDYSKALQFVGQHEVDHMAETVKTLHHAIHAGTGAGSDFLGWVDLPTNYDQAEFARIQASAEKIKSDSDVLLVVGIGGSYLGARAAIEMLGHSFHNLLSKEDRKAPQIIYAGHNISSTYLHDLFEVLEGKDVSVNIISKSGTTTEPAISFRLLKSFMEEKYGKAEAKHRIYATTDKARGALKTLADSEGYETFVIPDDVGGRFSVLTPVGLLPIAAAGISIEELMQGARDAQERYASENLADNEAYQYAVVRNALYAKGKTIELLVNYEPALHYVSEWWKQLYGESEGKDFKGIFPAAVDFSTDLHSMGQYVQEGRRDLFETVIKVGQARHALTIEEDAQDLDGLNFLAGKSIQFVNGKAAEGTLLAHTDGQVPNLTVELPEMTPYHLGFLFYFFEKACAMSGYLLGVNPFDQPGVEAYKKNMFALLGKPGFEAEKAELEARLK, encoded by the coding sequence ATGTCAACAGTACGTTTTGATTATTCGAAAGCCCTACAATTCGTAGGTCAACATGAAGTAGATCATATGGCGGAAACGGTAAAGACGCTTCACCATGCGATTCATGCAGGAACAGGTGCAGGAAGTGATTTCTTAGGATGGGTAGATCTTCCGACGAATTACGATCAAGCGGAATTTGCACGCATCCAAGCGTCTGCAGAAAAAATCAAGTCGGATTCTGATGTGTTGTTAGTCGTCGGAATCGGCGGTTCGTATCTCGGAGCGCGCGCTGCGATCGAGATGCTCGGACACTCATTCCATAACTTGTTATCAAAAGAAGATCGCAAAGCACCACAAATCATCTATGCAGGTCATAATATCTCATCGACGTATCTGCACGATTTATTCGAAGTCCTCGAAGGAAAAGATGTATCGGTCAACATCATCTCGAAATCGGGTACGACGACAGAACCAGCAATTTCGTTCCGTCTCTTGAAATCGTTCATGGAAGAGAAATACGGTAAAGCAGAAGCCAAACACCGGATTTATGCAACGACGGATAAAGCGCGTGGTGCATTAAAAACACTCGCAGACTCTGAAGGATACGAGACATTCGTCATTCCGGATGATGTCGGCGGCCGTTTCTCTGTGTTGACACCGGTTGGTCTATTACCGATCGCAGCAGCTGGTATTTCAATCGAAGAGTTGATGCAAGGTGCCCGTGACGCGCAAGAGCGCTACGCGAGCGAAAACCTAGCTGACAACGAAGCGTATCAATACGCGGTCGTTCGAAATGCGCTCTATGCGAAAGGGAAGACGATCGAGCTTCTCGTCAACTACGAACCAGCACTTCATTATGTGTCAGAGTGGTGGAAACAATTATACGGCGAGTCAGAAGGAAAAGACTTCAAAGGGATCTTCCCAGCAGCAGTCGACTTCTCGACGGATCTTCACTCGATGGGACAATACGTCCAAGAAGGTCGTCGTGACCTGTTCGAGACAGTCATCAAAGTCGGTCAAGCACGTCATGCATTGACGATCGAAGAAGATGCTCAGGATCTCGATGGATTGAACTTCCTTGCAGGGAAGTCGATTCAATTCGTCAACGGTAAAGCAGCAGAAGGTACGTTGCTTGCGCACACGGACGGACAAGTACCGAACTTGACAGTCGAACTTCCAGAGATGACACCGTATCACCTCGGATTCCTGTTCTACTTCTTCGAAAAAGCTTGTGCGATGAGTGGTTACCTCCTCGGAGTGAACCCATTTGATCAGCCAGGCGTCGAAGCGTACAAGAAAAACATGTTCGCTCTTCTTGGGAAACCAGGATTCGAAGCAGAAAAAGCAGAACTCGAAGCACGTTTGAAGTAA
- a CDS encoding alpha/beta hydrolase family protein, with product MYLANADWFELPRQGPFRTFRMFYTTADGERVGAYIVLPQVANGQGILYLRGGTRSIGMVRPTRLLAFAQAGFFVMAPFYRGNLGGTGKEDFGHHDIEDACSAFDWLQQRVSHVHAFGFSRGGQMALLLAHHRPVARTVSWAGVTELTWTYEEQKTMQKMLRRYTGGTPDTVPDEYAVRSPLHVEPQGEVLLIHGAYDENVRLRHATAYAARYSEKTMLQTYAYAHQFPIHDKLRVTRNVLNWFETGIWNPDER from the coding sequence GTGTACTTAGCGAACGCCGATTGGTTTGAACTTCCGCGGCAAGGTCCGTTTCGGACGTTTCGGATGTTTTATACCACAGCGGATGGAGAACGGGTCGGTGCCTATATCGTACTCCCGCAAGTTGCGAACGGTCAGGGAATTCTCTACTTGCGTGGTGGAACGCGTTCGATCGGAATGGTCCGACCGACTCGATTGCTCGCGTTCGCACAGGCAGGCTTTTTTGTCATGGCACCTTTCTATCGAGGGAATCTAGGCGGCACGGGAAAAGAAGACTTTGGACATCACGATATCGAAGACGCCTGCAGCGCCTTTGACTGGTTACAGCAACGTGTTTCGCATGTTCACGCATTTGGATTTTCACGTGGTGGACAGATGGCACTGCTCCTTGCGCATCACCGTCCAGTCGCTCGAACGGTTTCCTGGGCAGGGGTGACGGAGTTGACGTGGACGTATGAAGAGCAGAAGACGATGCAAAAGATGCTGCGGCGATACACGGGAGGTACACCAGATACGGTTCCTGATGAATACGCGGTTCGCTCGCCGCTCCATGTCGAACCTCAAGGTGAAGTGTTATTGATTCACGGTGCGTATGATGAGAACGTTCGTTTACGCCACGCGACGGCTTATGCCGCACGTTATTCCGAAAAAACGATGCTTCAGACTTATGCCTATGCCCATCAATTTCCGATTCATGACAAGTTGCGTGTGACGCGGAATGTGTTGAATTGGTTTGAGACTGGTATATGGAATCCGGATGAAAGGTGA
- the yugI gene encoding S1 domain-containing post-transcriptional regulator GSP13: MANFEKDQVVTGKVTGIQNFGAFVALDEQTQGLVHISEISHDYVKDINDYVKVGDEVTVKVLDIDEANKKMKLSIKATQEAPKREARAKGPRKNAGRRDAGPAFKQEEAPGFNVLKGKLEEWIEKSNFQK, translated from the coding sequence ATGGCAAACTTTGAAAAAGACCAAGTCGTTACTGGTAAAGTAACTGGTATTCAAAACTTCGGTGCTTTCGTAGCACTTGACGAGCAAACACAAGGTCTCGTCCACATCTCAGAAATCTCACACGATTACGTAAAAGACATCAACGATTACGTAAAAGTTGGCGATGAAGTAACTGTTAAAGTTCTCGACATCGACGAAGCTAACAAAAAAATGAAGCTTTCGATCAAAGCAACTCAGGAAGCTCCAAAACGTGAAGCACGCGCGAAAGGTCCACGCAAAAACGCTGGACGTCGCGATGCAGGTCCTGCTTTCAAACAAGAAGAAGCACCTGGATTCAACGTTCTTAAAGGTAAATTGGAAGAATGGATTGAAAAATCAAACTTCCAAAAATAA
- the ytkD gene encoding RNA deprotection pyrophosphohydrolase, with protein MITFLDYYQNQVELSFDDHPFSDRPLHVWVIAVYEGKWLLTHHKQRGYEFPGGKVEPGETAEEAARREVMEETGGEIDSLSYVGQYRVAGKGDTIIKNIYFAQIGSLSSHLAVDETDGAFLFEELPERLDTNRQYSFMMKDRVLPETLRVLSERRLV; from the coding sequence GTGATTACATTCTTGGATTATTATCAAAATCAAGTGGAGTTAAGTTTTGATGACCATCCGTTCTCGGATCGTCCCTTGCACGTATGGGTCATTGCCGTGTACGAAGGAAAATGGTTGCTGACCCATCATAAGCAACGTGGTTATGAATTTCCTGGTGGAAAGGTTGAACCAGGGGAAACGGCGGAAGAAGCTGCACGTCGTGAAGTGATGGAAGAGACAGGTGGGGAAATCGATTCCCTCTCATATGTTGGGCAGTATCGGGTTGCCGGAAAAGGCGATACGATCATCAAAAACATCTACTTCGCGCAAATCGGATCATTGTCGTCTCATCTTGCCGTGGATGAAACGGACGGTGCTTTTCTATTCGAGGAACTCCCTGAACGTCTCGATACGAATCGACAATACAGTTTCATGATGAAGGACCGTGTCCTTCCGGAGACGCTCCGTGTACTTAGCGAACGCCGATTGGTTTGA
- a CDS encoding iron-containing alcohol dehydrogenase, which yields MENFEYRNPTRLIFGDGQVSQLKPQLEALGAKKVMLVFGGGSIKRNGVYDDVTRELNAAGIEYVECDGVEPNPRIETAERGIKIAREAGVDALLALGGGSVIDCTKLIAAGIPYEGEAWDLVIGKATPETVIPFGTVLTLAATGSEMNSGSVITNWKTQEKYGWGSPLTFPTFSILDPKYTVSVPKDQTIYGIVDMMSHCLEQYFHPAHAPVQERMTEGVMKAVVEAAPKLVNDLENVELRGTILFAGTMALNGVLQMGARGDWASHNIEHAVSAVHDIPHAGGLAILFPNWMRHVLDESNAHRFVTLGENVFNVDTEGKSEMEAAHATIDAISAFWTSLGAPNRLADYDIKEDTVDAIVKSAMTRGDFGNFKSLGNEDVRQIVTAAL from the coding sequence ATGGAAAACTTTGAATATCGCAATCCAACAAGACTTATTTTTGGTGACGGTCAAGTCAGCCAACTGAAACCACAACTCGAAGCACTCGGTGCAAAGAAAGTCATGCTCGTCTTCGGTGGCGGCAGTATTAAACGTAATGGCGTCTATGATGATGTCACACGTGAACTCAACGCGGCAGGAATCGAGTACGTCGAATGCGACGGTGTCGAACCGAACCCGCGTATCGAGACAGCAGAGCGCGGTATCAAAATTGCACGTGAAGCAGGCGTTGACGCATTGCTTGCACTCGGTGGCGGTTCTGTCATCGACTGCACGAAATTGATTGCTGCTGGTATTCCTTATGAAGGCGAAGCATGGGATCTCGTCATCGGCAAAGCAACACCAGAAACAGTCATCCCATTCGGAACAGTCTTGACGCTTGCAGCAACAGGTTCTGAGATGAACTCAGGATCCGTCATCACGAACTGGAAGACACAAGAGAAGTACGGTTGGGGTAGCCCGCTTACGTTCCCAACATTCTCAATCCTTGATCCGAAGTACACAGTCAGTGTGCCAAAAGATCAAACAATCTACGGTATCGTCGATATGATGAGCCACTGCCTCGAGCAATACTTCCACCCTGCGCATGCACCGGTCCAAGAACGGATGACAGAAGGTGTCATGAAAGCAGTCGTCGAAGCAGCACCAAAACTCGTCAACGATCTCGAGAACGTTGAACTTCGTGGCACGATTCTCTTCGCTGGTACGATGGCGCTCAACGGTGTCCTTCAAATGGGCGCACGTGGAGACTGGGCATCACACAACATCGAGCACGCGGTTTCAGCTGTTCACGATATCCCGCACGCAGGTGGACTTGCGATCCTCTTCCCGAACTGGATGCGCCACGTACTCGACGAATCAAACGCACATCGTTTCGTCACACTCGGTGAGAACGTCTTTAACGTTGATACGGAAGGTAAATCAGAGATGGAAGCAGCACACGCGACAATCGACGCAATCAGTGCTTTCTGGACATCACTCGGTGCACCGAATCGTCTCGCTGATTACGACATCAAAGAAGATACAGTTGACGCAATCGTCAAGTCAGCAATGACACGCGGCGACTTCGGAAACTTCAAATCACTTGGAAACGAAGACGTTCGTCAAATCGTGACAGCTGCCCTATAA
- a CDS encoding EAL and HDOD domain-containing protein, which yields MDILLARQPIVNRVGSIDAFELLYRSIEQISVFDGDLATMDVLTNTLVHMGVNHVAEGKKLFVNFTAELLKSDLIHYLDPSQFVIEILETVEIDTEMLSVLHSWKDAGFTLALDDFVTDLLRQHGAELFELIDLIKIDIETISPREQSAILHIVRRNYPHIRMLAERVETHEDHTRCLDMGYDWFQGYFYAKPMLMKGKAVPPQLPVLLKMLKWLDTDEKYDEVVDEIEANPYISIQVLQLINSPGMGLRNTVSSVRQAISLLGFSQLKSWISLIVLREMKLASPYEWSNELLRSSLHCAKLCELFATETRTLQPESAYMLGLLSHIDALLSVDIDDIIDQLPLEDSLKIVLQGKDHPFRDCLVLAISADRGDFDQFELLSQRLNVSLPRAYALLTESQEWLMQREKHIQEESDSII from the coding sequence ATGGATATCTTATTAGCACGTCAACCCATCGTTAATCGAGTAGGTTCGATTGATGCATTTGAACTATTGTATCGTTCGATTGAACAAATCAGTGTGTTTGATGGTGATTTAGCGACGATGGATGTTTTGACGAATACACTTGTTCATATGGGAGTAAATCATGTAGCAGAAGGCAAGAAGCTATTTGTTAATTTCACGGCAGAGCTGTTGAAAAGTGACTTGATTCATTATTTGGATCCAAGCCAATTCGTCATTGAAATTCTAGAAACAGTTGAGATCGATACAGAGATGCTGTCTGTTCTACATAGTTGGAAAGACGCGGGCTTTACGTTAGCACTCGATGATTTTGTGACGGATTTACTCCGACAGCATGGAGCGGAATTGTTTGAGTTGATCGATTTAATTAAAATCGACATTGAGACGATTTCCCCTCGCGAGCAAAGTGCTATCCTCCATATTGTCCGTCGCAATTATCCTCATATCCGAATGCTTGCCGAGCGTGTCGAAACGCACGAAGATCATACACGGTGTCTTGACATGGGATATGACTGGTTTCAGGGATATTTTTATGCTAAACCGATGTTGATGAAAGGAAAGGCGGTCCCACCGCAACTACCGGTTTTGTTAAAAATGTTGAAATGGCTCGATACGGATGAAAAGTACGATGAGGTCGTTGATGAGATTGAAGCGAATCCCTATATTAGTATTCAAGTGTTACAGCTGATCAATTCTCCAGGAATGGGTTTACGCAATACCGTCAGTTCCGTTCGTCAAGCGATTTCACTGCTTGGCTTTTCGCAACTCAAAAGTTGGATTTCGTTGATTGTTTTACGTGAGATGAAGCTTGCTAGTCCTTATGAGTGGTCAAATGAGTTATTACGGTCCTCTTTACACTGTGCGAAGCTCTGTGAACTCTTTGCTACCGAAACCCGAACACTACAACCGGAGAGTGCTTACATGCTTGGCTTGTTATCGCACATCGATGCGTTATTATCTGTTGATATTGACGATATCATCGATCAATTGCCACTCGAAGATTCTCTGAAGATTGTTCTACAAGGAAAGGATCATCCGTTTCGGGATTGTTTAGTGCTTGCGATTAGTGCAGATCGAGGTGATTTTGATCAGTTTGAACTGCTGAGTCAGCGTTTAAATGTATCACTTCCGCGAGCCTATGCATTACTGACGGAAAGTCAAGAGTGGCTCATGCAGCGAGAAAAACATATTCAAGAAGAGTCAGACTCGATCATATAA
- a CDS encoding ribonucleotide-diphosphate reductase subunit beta has protein sequence MEQLQKIKLLDARHPNRATAIIGGETSAIVNWNDIAYPQFYSIYKQLLSNFWIPDEISMSKDMQQWNQLSEREQDAFKRIIGLLSILDSVQTRYILESAMFTSDSSVHAILAIVAQQEVVHNQSYSYVLSSLVPLAEQNRIFDIAKDDDMVMKRNAFILDLYEDFQNDRTPENFAKSLVASIVLEGINFYSGFAFFYNLARHQKMVGTSTMISYIQRDELQHSYFISQLLRAVLSEHPEIDADGSFTQFVYDTFKRAVDLEIEWSEYVLRDLDGLDVSEMRDYVKYLANKRLRVIGLSDLYEGHDEDVMPWIRAYSDDSMNATKSDFFEQKSRSYAKVTDANGFDDL, from the coding sequence ATGGAACAGCTACAAAAAATCAAACTGCTTGATGCACGTCATCCGAATCGCGCGACAGCGATCATCGGTGGCGAAACGAGTGCCATCGTCAACTGGAACGACATTGCGTATCCACAGTTTTATTCGATTTACAAACAACTGTTATCGAACTTCTGGATTCCAGATGAGATTTCAATGTCGAAGGATATGCAACAGTGGAATCAACTGAGCGAACGGGAACAGGATGCCTTCAAACGAATCATCGGGCTACTCTCGATCCTTGACTCGGTTCAGACACGTTATATCTTGGAATCGGCAATGTTCACATCGGATTCATCGGTTCATGCGATTCTTGCAATCGTTGCGCAACAGGAAGTCGTTCATAATCAATCGTACAGCTACGTCTTATCCAGCTTAGTTCCATTGGCTGAACAAAACCGGATTTTCGATATCGCGAAAGACGATGACATGGTCATGAAGCGTAATGCATTCATTCTTGATTTATACGAAGATTTCCAAAATGACCGGACTCCAGAAAACTTCGCGAAATCGCTTGTTGCTTCGATCGTTCTTGAAGGAATCAACTTCTATTCAGGCTTTGCCTTCTTCTATAACTTAGCGCGTCATCAAAAGATGGTCGGAACATCGACGATGATCAGCTACATTCAACGTGACGAATTGCAACACTCGTACTTCATCAGTCAATTGTTACGTGCTGTCTTGTCGGAGCATCCGGAAATTGATGCCGATGGCTCATTCACACAATTCGTCTATGACACGTTCAAGCGTGCCGTTGATCTTGAAATCGAGTGGAGCGAATACGTCTTACGTGATCTAGACGGACTTGACGTCAGTGAAATGCGTGACTACGTTAAATATCTCGCGAACAAACGCCTTCGCGTCATCGGTTTGTCGGATCTTTATGAAGGGCACGACGAAGACGTCATGCCATGGATTCGTGCGTATTCAGATGATTCGATGAACGCGACGAAATCAGACTTCTTCGAACAAAAATCACGTTCGTATGCGAAAGTAACGGATGCGAATGGATTCGACGATCTGTAA